The Populus nigra chromosome 4, ddPopNigr1.1, whole genome shotgun sequence genome contains the following window.
AAAAATCCAACAAGAGATGGAAGCTCCATGGTAATCTTTTATAAAACCAGTCAAAAGCATACACACTCTAATGATAGACGGGCAACTAGTCCTGGGCAACCATTTCATCTCACCTCCTTTAGCCACACATGGCGGCCACGATGCAGAAAGAGGAACGAAAGGCGAATGCTTGCGGCTACTAACCTGTTAAAACTTGACTCGTCCAGCGAgcaaaagcaaatcaaaacccTTGCGTTGAAATTTCAATTACGCAAATGGCGTGTGATTTACGCTTCCTGCCCCCTCTCTACTCTCCAATTTCAATTACCAAAGATGAACCCTAAGCCCGAACATTTGGGAAATTTTTCCCCGTTCCAATGAAGGTTTTACGTGAACGTCGAAGATGGGCGTGACATGTGAGAAAGCAAGAAGCTCTAAATTTTATAccataaaattatttcttcGAAAATTACATCTAGTACTGTTTCAAATCCCTAAATAACAACTCCACGCAgtgccggaaaaaaaaaaagaaaaagcctaACATCCGATGCCATTTGCTTTTCTTATCAAGTGGGCATTCCAAGTAACACAAATTACAAACCCACCCCTCAACGACCACCGAATTTACAGAACTACCCCTAAAAACACTACTCCCTATAACTTCCCAACATGTCATTTCTcacttctttcctttcttcacTGCTGCTTTTTTCGTCGGAGTCTTAACACTCTTCAGCTTTACGGTCTTAGCTGGGGCCTTTTTCGGGGTTGCAGCCTTCTTCGGCGCGACTTTGGTTGCTGCCGCTTTCTTCCCAGGAGATGTTCTCGTTGAAGTCCTCGAAGCTTTAGCCGGTCTCTCCTTAGCCTTAGGCTTAGCCGGAGCTGCCTTGGGCTTTGCAACAGAGGTCTTAGCCTTAGCTGGAGCAGCCTTTGGTTTTGCCTTTGCGGTAACTTTTGGCTTGGCAGCTGCAGCCTTTGGCTTAGCCTTCGGCTTGGCAGCTGCTTTAGACTTTGCTGGTGACTTAGCAGTCGACTTGGCAGGCTTAGTTTCCTTCGCCTTGGAATAAGCTGGCTTAGATTTAGCCTTTGGCTTGGCAGCAGTTGCCGTCTTCTTTTTAGGCGGAGAAGCAGCAGCTAGTTTAGCTGGTGCCGATGATTTTGCCGATGGAAGCTTGAAGGATCCTTTTACTTTAACAATCTTATCAGAAATCACAAGCTTCTTCAAATGAAACAGCAAGAGTTTCTTAAAATTCGAGGGAAGTTGCTTGTGTTTCTCCTCGAGAAACTTAGTAATCGCGTACTGGCTTGAACCTGTCTTCTCCTTCAATGTCACTATAGCATCCTTAATcatctacaaaataaaataaaacagaatcagatctaaaaatcaaaaacaaaagtattaaaataaaaattggatcGGATGTATAAAGTATTACCTCTTCGTAAGGAGGGTGAGAGGAGGGGGTACGATGACGGGGTTTTTTTGGGGCAGGAGCCTTCTTGGCTTTGGGTTCTTTAGTTTTCTTGGCTCTGCTGGGTTTGGCGGCTGGCTTATCATCAGCCGGCTCAGCGGATGTTGGTTCGGTGCTGCCATCGACGGCGACGGTGGGTTCATCAGATGACATTTTTACagaattttgattgaaattcTAGTGTTAGGGTTTGAGGGAAGAAAGGGAATCGAAtcagaggagaagagaagattaGATCGGATCTGGTGGTCCTGTGTAAGCTGGcgattcttaatttatttttgtttgtgtgGAGAAGATGACGGAAATTATGGGATTTAAATAGTCAAGGAAGAGGAGGCTGGTATCCGAAAGTTGGGTTCTGATTGGTGGAGAGGGTTAAGACGCGGATCGCTCCCTTTGTTCAAGTTTGAATATGAGCCATTGGATTTGGATTTATCTACGGTTGACTGTTGGGAATTTATAGGAGGTGTGGATGAGAGGACTAGGAGGAGATGGTAAGATTTTGTAGGTTCGGGTGTGCTTTTAAGCTCAATTAAATTGAGCATAACTTGAGCTGCAGTTAATGaaattttctgaaattttttttattgtgcagGTAATTATATGAGGTTTCCAGTGAGAGGTGGAACGTTTTTCGAGGATGAGCCGTTTGAGAGGAATTTGAGTTTGAAGCCGTGATGGTCAAAAGTAGGGTTTAGTTGGATGTCATTGTGGTTTAAGGGGAATTTAGAAGAATGCTAGGGCTTAATTATGGTTTTTTCTGGTTCAATTTATAGTAGGGTAGTAAAGAGACATACTGGTCCAAGAACCATGAAAATCTATTGAGATTTAGGTGGGAAACTTTTGATTGGAAAGACAACGAGGTTGAACACATCCTATGAGGGTGTTCCAAGTGCACGACAGCATTGTGTGTGGTGTATGCATCTGCTGGAGAATTGAATTGATTCGTTGTTTTCAGTTTCCGAAGGCATTACTGGTGATCAATTGGAGTATAAATGTGTTCGAGTACAGCGCAATTGAATCTGTGATCCACTCGAGATCATTTAGCCTATCATATTTCAACATCGTGTGGAAATTTCTTCGGTGCATAGTCATATGGAACCCCAGTATGCTACTGCATCACATTAGCGTATACTGTCCACCCTTTTGTCAAAATCAATGCCTAAATTTCATCCTTTCAAATGTATATCGCAGCTCTATGTGGGGATTTGTCGTGTTAAAATTTACTGTGCATGGCCTCCACTCTCCGAAGGCAGTACTAGACACCAGCAAGACTCCATAGACGCTGTAAATGTACTTGCATCTGTATAGTTCACTGAGTTGTTATAAAAAAGGAATCATAGACCTTTCTGCTAAACCTAGGATTTACCATTGCACGAATGTTCATATATACACATAGGATGTTGGTGGATGTTCATTGGATTAACACACTTGCAAGCAGTTCTTGTTCTGTATTTGCGATTAAGATTGTAGAGGGTCATCGTCGCGGCTGTGCATAGCATATCTCTTAACATGATCATTAGAGTTATGGGAATCAACCACGATCCATAACACTCTATgatcttgtatttatttaattattcaacatATTATATGTTAAATCTTCTAATTATTAACAAGTTAGCTCAACATCTATGTCGAATTGAGATTCATGGTGAATTTAATTATCGAGCTAACTATGATATCTCGGTTCTTCCAACGTTTACTGTCCAAGCTAATAATGTTTCGACATATTCAAGGCGTATAAAATCTTGTTTTAACTCCTCAATGGCATGATAAACTCAAATTAGGTGTTTTACATGAAATGCCGAGGATGCAACGGTACTTTGTGATCCATTTGTTAGCAAGAACATGGGAATATATATACAGCCTCCCTAACATGGTTGGGACTTAGAGTTCTTTAAATGGCATGAAGATCTGCGTGAAAGGTATATGTATCAACAATTAAGAGTTAAAACGAACCAATTAGATTTCCCCTTTCACGTGGAGAGAAGCACAAGGCATTAAGCATCACCATGGAAATTAAGCAGGTGTAAAATGTCGAGCCGAAAAGGTTTGGGAAGAACAAATACTGAAAGAAAAATCTCGATGCATGCAGCTCACCGAGTTCTCGCATCATTTTCCCTGTTACTTAAGCTCactgttttcttttgaattcaTCTAGAGGTCCATCTACCGACTAATGGACTGCACACGAGGGTGACACTCGAATTTTAAGCTAAGAATTGACAGGTAAGAAATTGCAAATTTAGACAATTGATTGTCTCCTCGATAACATCTCAGGTCTCGTAATGTTCTCAATTGATGAAGGTTTGTACAAAATACAAGCAATCTTAAGAAACgcttaaaataatgaagattaaTCTTACAGGAATAGTCATTGACTGTAGAGCTGATCAAGTTCAGGACCAGCCTAGGCATTGACATTATGTTAAGGCTCGACATGGAAAACCAAGATTAAGCCCAAGCCAGAGCATAATGTCCAGGCATGTAAAAATCATTGTAACTTCGCCAGGTCAATCCTCACGAGCACATTAGCTCGAATTGGATTCGGAATTTGAGATGGCGGTGTTAAATCGAATTGAATTCGAAATTTGCACGAGGGAGTTTCTATTTTAAAGAGGTCTTATTGGTGCAGGTAATATTAATTCCAAATTTCTTGGTGttattctaatatatattattttttaaaattatgttttgttttaaaatatattaaaataatttttttaaaaaatatattttttaacatcaatacattataattatttgaaaatatggaaaaaaaaacattgatttgatacaacacacttttaaaatgttagagaataatataaattatatcctgtGGCTtaacctaataacttaagctattgggttgagatggtttttcGACATGGTATCAAAGCATTGATGACCAAGCAATCACGAGTTCGAATATcatcatttctatttatttgataaaaattaaacacaaggtaatAAGAATATATGCAAGTTTTAAGTCCACAGTCTTTTCACTtgagataatatattaaaaattaatataatataaattatattttaaaaattcacctAACTACTTGAGTTCTtagattaaattgattttttgatataaaataccGTTTAAAGTGGAATCAACAACTATATCATGGTATTGTAGAATACTTTCATCATTTGTTCTTTGGATGTGCTACCCTAGGAGCTATGGTGTAACCTTTTTTATTGATGGTGGATTCATCGGTTTCTCTCTATACTCCTTCGCCTTTCTTTGACCAGTGAGggcatttttttattctttttctatgAGTAAAGGAAGGTTCAAAAGAAGTTCTcgtttttgcttttgtttgctATTTTTCGGTCAATCTGGCAAGCGAGGAGCGAGGTTGTCTTCCATGACAAAGTGGTTAAGTTGGGATGAGGTATTCTCTCTTGTTCTTCTCAGAACTGCTACATAGACTAGGGTTGTATGTGATAACTCTTGCTTTTGTTTGCTGTTTTTTGGTCAGTCTGGCAGTTCGTGTAAGACGTGTTCTGTCGGTGTTACTGACTCATTTGAACTCCGAGCAGTCCACAAGGGTGAGCCAACTATTCCTAGTAAAAATCTCGCACACGACTTTGAATGTGATTCGACTTGGAAGGTAATATTGATAaatgaaaatacattttaaatttaaagtagTAATTTCACCCAATCCACGATATCACCCGATAAAGTAGGTTGGATTTTCCTTCGTTTGATTAAAATCGATGGCGGGTGCAAGATTGACCCAGCAGTGCCTCGGTTCAATTTTGACTTGGATtgtctgctattttttttaaaaaaatacacttggtttcttaaaatattttaattttctatgtaATGcgtggaattatttttttacaataaatttaaataattttatttatgaatttggagtttatcttatattttatatagttttatgatTCATAaactttctatttaaaaaaattgctttaaaaagatcaaattaggCACCCAAGGATGAAAAATTTTCTCTGTCCAATTTGATCgaattaaaatcaaagttgGGTAATATTGTAGAAATCaggtaaaataaaatcaacttcaaTACCATTGAATGTCATTATTGgttcaaattcaattaattggATGAAACAATCGGTTTTCATCACTTGTAAAGGGAGTCAAATCACACTTTTGGACTCTAAAAAAACCCAAGGGAGCTCGATAATTCATTGCGGAGGCAGACATATTACACCGATAGTTATTAtagttaatgatgttttttttctttacaataaaagctaaaaaaaatataaattgagggggtaaaatggtttttttatagaattcaaTTGGTAATTTCCAAATTGAATGAAGTAAATCAataccttcatttttttttgttgtacgatataattatttatttaccctcacaataaaaaacaattgcttGACTAGCAGG
Protein-coding sequences here:
- the LOC133692395 gene encoding histone H1.2-like, whose translation is MSSDEPTVAVDGSTEPTSAEPADDKPAAKPSRAKKTKEPKAKKAPAPKKPRHRTPSSHPPYEEMIKDAIVTLKEKTGSSQYAITKFLEEKHKQLPSNFKKLLLFHLKKLVISDKIVKVKGSFKLPSAKSSAPAKLAAASPPKKKTATAAKPKAKSKPAYSKAKETKPAKSTAKSPAKSKAAAKPKAKPKAAAAKPKVTAKAKPKAAPAKAKTSVAKPKAAPAKPKAKERPAKASRTSTRTSPGKKAAATKVAPKKAATPKKAPAKTVKLKSVKTPTKKAAVKKGKK